The following coding sequences are from one Rutidosis leptorrhynchoides isolate AG116_Rl617_1_P2 chromosome 11, CSIRO_AGI_Rlap_v1, whole genome shotgun sequence window:
- the LOC139875242 gene encoding uncharacterized protein, whose product MSSDLTKLQPINHILHSVPIKLELNDSQYNTWSELFKIHCKAHDVLAHLTSETIPASSSSKAVEITQEVWERHDAIVLQWLYATISKELLRTIMEPDLTAMKAWNRLKSLFHDNKHTQALALMNQFINFKLDNFPNVSAYYEAIKNLADELADVDSKVSIENLVLQLVAGLNENYSNIATNINQMEKLLPFYDAKLILEETMKTRQAAMNHSATNSALISTTDLKENPNPSPLQRDGINYSRPLNGRGRGHNGSRGGRNNGRGRGG is encoded by the coding sequence ATGTCTTCTGACCTTACTAAACTACAACCCATCAACCACATACTTCATTCTGTTCCAATCAAACTCGAATTAAACGACAGTCAATACAACACATGGAGTGAGCTGTTTAAAATACACTGCAAAGCACACGATGTTCTTGCACATCTTACCTCTGAAACGATACCTGCATCTTCTTCTTCGAAGGCTGTGGAAATCACGCAAGAAGTCTGGGAACGACATGATGCGATTGTTCTCCAGTGGCTCTATGCTACTATCTCCAAAGAATTACTCCGAACCATCATGGAACCTGACCTCACCGCCATGAAAGCTTGGAATCGGCTGAAAAGCTTATTCCATGACAACAAACACACTCAAGCACTAGCCCTCATGAACCAATTTATAAACTTTAAATTGGATAACTTTCCAAATGTTTCTGCTTATTATGAAGCAATTAAGAATCTCGCCGATGAACTAGCTGATGTCGACTCCAAAGTCTCGATTGAAAACCTCGTATTACAGTTGGTTGCTGGCCTTAATGAAAATTATAGCAACATCGCTACAAACATCAACCAAATGGAGAAATTACTGCCATTTTATGATGCAAAACTGATTCTTGAAGAAACCATGAAAACCCGTCAGGCAGCGATGAATCACTCCGCCACCAATTCTGCCCTTATTTCTACCACCGATCTCAAAGAAAATCCAAACCCCTCTCCTCTTCAGCGTGATGGTATCAACTATTCTAGACCACTCAATGGCCGTGGTCGTGGCCATAACGGTTCCAGAGGAGGTCGGAACAACGGTCGGGGAAGGGGTGGTTGA